From Astyanax mexicanus isolate ESR-SI-001 chromosome 13, AstMex3_surface, whole genome shotgun sequence, the proteins below share one genomic window:
- the neurod4 gene encoding neurogenic differentiation factor 4 → MMTKPYGKSGDMTELVSSLGWIEEDLSSQDGDQTPEMEGRYNPNRGSRGPVDLGSEDMEEEEEEDGEESGLDGEKAPKRRGPKKKKMTKARIERFRARRVKANARERTRMHGLNDALDNLRQVMPCYSKTQKLSKIETLRLARNYIWALSEVLENGQSPESHGFMEMLCKGLSQPTSNLVAGCLQLGPSAMMVNKMDEKCGGPGAGGMGAQQGHSLSYPSPGLPSPPYGSLEASHLIHLKGFKGAAYENHSPNECSNGTPPYDGPLTPPLSISGNFALKQEPSPHENERNFTPHPTHPTHPAHYLSSHHYPPSSMPGLPGPQGHALFPGSRFELPIEMAFESFAPPHMVTPQIGTIYSE, encoded by the coding sequence ATGATGACCAAACCATATGGGAAGTCCGGAGACATGACCGAACTGGTCAGCTCCTTGGGCTGGATTGAGGAGGACCTGAGCTCTCAAGATGGGGACCAGACCCCTGAAATGGAAGGTCGCTACAACCCGAACAGGGGAAGCCGTGGCCCCGTTGATCTCGGCAGTGAAGAcatggaagaggaagaggaggaagatggggaAGAGTCTGGCCTGGATGGAGAGAAAGCACCAAAAAGGAGAGGacccaagaagaagaagatgaccAAAGCCAGAATCGAGCGCTTCCGTGCCCGTCGTGTTAAAGCCAATGCCAGGGAGCGTACTCGCATGCATGGACTCAACGACGCCCTGGACAACCTTCGACAAGTCATGCCCTGTTACTCCAAGACCCAGAAGCTGTCCAAGATTGAGACCTTGCGGCTGGCCCGCAACTACATCTGGGCACTGTCTGAGGTTCTGGAGAACGGCCAGTCCCCAGAGAGCCATGGTTTTATGGAGATGCTCTGCAAGGGGCTCTCACAACCCACTAGCAACTTGGTAGCTGGCTGCCTCCAGCTTGGACCTTCAGCCATGATGGTTAACAAGATGGACGAGAAGTGTGGTGGTCCTGGAGCAGGTGGAATGGGAGCTCAGCAGGGACACTCCCTGAGTTACCCATCACCTGGCTTGCCCAGTCCTCCCTATGGTTCTCTGGAGGCCTCACATCTAATACACCTGAAGGGCTTCAAAGGGGCTGCCTACGAGAACCACTCGCCCAACGAATGTAGCAATGGCACACCACCTTATGATGGCCCGCTCACACCACCCCTCAGCATCAGTGGCAACTTTGCCCTCAAACAAGAGCCGTCACCACACGAGAACGAGAGGAACTTCACCCCACACCcaacacacccaacacacccGGCCCACTACCTTTCCTCACACCACTACCCACCTTCTTCCATGCCTGGACTCCCTGGGCCTCAGGGCCATGCACTGTTCCCTGGCTCACGGTTTGAGCTTCCTATAGAGATGGCCTTCGAGTCATTCGCCCCCCCACACATGGTGACCCCACAGATTGGCACCATTTACAGTGAATGA